One genomic window of Ziziphus jujuba cultivar Dongzao chromosome 4, ASM3175591v1 includes the following:
- the LOC107415903 gene encoding uncharacterized protein LOC107415903 isoform X1, whose product MENILETLPKSPIQSENPVSDCKTPTPVRQTDENSQNCLNSGNDLRKTITPDRLKVPKAFKYPERYTSPTDLMVSPVTKGILARSRKGGALLPPSKTQIKIQDFRLQDVRSSS is encoded by the exons ATGGAAAATATTCTTGAAACGCTACCAAAAAGCCCAATTCAATCAGAAAACCCTGTTTCAGACTGTAAAACACCAACTCCAGTTCGTCAAACTGATGAAAATTCTCAAAATTGTTTGAATTCTGGCAATGATCTGCGCAAGACTATTACCCCAGATCGTCTCAAAGTCCCAAAGGCATTTAAGTACCCTGAAAG GTATACGAGCCCAACTGATCTGATGGTGTCCCCGGTAACCAAAGGAATTCTTGCAAGAAGCAGAAAGGGAGGAGCACTCTTGCCACCCAGTAAAACTCAAATCAAG ATACAGGATTTTCGTCTCCAGGATGTGAGGTCTTCTTCATAA
- the LOC107415903 gene encoding uncharacterized protein LOC107415903 isoform X2: protein MENILETLPKSPIQSENPVSDCKTPTPVRQTDENSQNCLNSGNDLRKTITPDRLKVPKAFKYPERYTSPTDLMVSPVTKGILARSRKGGALLPPSKTQIKAA from the exons ATGGAAAATATTCTTGAAACGCTACCAAAAAGCCCAATTCAATCAGAAAACCCTGTTTCAGACTGTAAAACACCAACTCCAGTTCGTCAAACTGATGAAAATTCTCAAAATTGTTTGAATTCTGGCAATGATCTGCGCAAGACTATTACCCCAGATCGTCTCAAAGTCCCAAAGGCATTTAAGTACCCTGAAAG GTATACGAGCCCAACTGATCTGATGGTGTCCCCGGTAACCAAAGGAATTCTTGCAAGAAGCAGAAAGGGAGGAGCACTCTTGCCACCCAGTAAAACTCAAATCAAG GCTGCATAA
- the LOC107415899 gene encoding serine carboxypeptidase-like 25: MDKFKRQILVAMVFAWLLGLLSNASHGVILNEEEEADRITALPGQPNVSFQQFSGYVTVNQAVGRALFYWLTEAVHDPLSKPLVVWLNGGPGCSSVAYGASEEIGPFRINKTASGLNFNKFSWNTVANLLFLETPAGVGFSYSNRSSDLFDTGDRRTAKDSLQFLIQWLDRFPRYKGREVYLTGESYAGHYVPQLAKQIMTYNQHSKHPINLQGIMVGNAVTDNYYDNLGTVTYWWSHAMISDKTYRQLINTCDFRRQKESDECESLYSYAMDKEFGNIDQYNIYAPPCNVNSDGSTSSPTRHSMHLPHRPHHPIFRQMSGYDPCTEKYAEIYYNRLDVQKALHANITKIPYKWTACSEVLNRNWNDTDVSILPIYKDMIAGGIRVWVFSGDVDSVVPVTATRYSLAQLKLATKVPWYPWYVKKQVGGWTEVYEGLTFATVRGAGHEVPLFKPRAALELFKSFLKGKPLPKS, translated from the exons ATGGATAAATTTAAAAGACAGATCTTGGTTGCCATGGTCTTTGCTTGGCTTCTTGGTTTGCTTAGTAATGCAAGCCATGGAGTAATActaaatgaagaagaagaagctgatAGGATCACGGCACTTCCTGGGCAACCAAACGTCTCTTTCCAGCAGTTTTCAGGATATGTTACTGTTAATCAAGCAGTTGGTAGAGCTCTCTTTTACTGGCTCACTGAGGCTGTTCATGATCCTTTGTCAAAACCTTTGGTGGTTTGGCTCAATGGAG GCCCTGGTTGTTCTTCTGTGGCGTACGGAGCATCCGAAGAGATTGGACCATTTAGAATAAACAAAACAGCATCAGGATTAAACTTCAACAAGTTCTCATGGAACACGGTTGCTAACCTTTTGTTCTTGGAAACTCCTGCTGGGGTTGGCTTCTCTTACAGCAATCGATCCTCTGATCTGTTTGATACAGGGGATCGCCGCACTG CGAAGGACTCACTCCAATTCCTTATTCAATGGTTGGATCGATTTCCAAGATACAAGGGCCGAGAAGTTTATCTTACTGGAGAGAGCTATGCAGGCCATTATGTTCCTCAGCTGGCTAAGCAAATTATGACCTATAATCAACATTCCAAGCACCCAATCAATCTCCAAGGAattatg GTGGGGAATGCAGTGACAGACAACTACTATGATAACCTTGGGACGGTGACGTATTGGTGGAGCCATGCCATGATATCAGATAAGACCTACCGGCAGCTCATCAACACTTGTGATTTTCGCCGGCAAAAGGAATCGGATGAATGCGAATCACTGTACAGCTATGCCATGGATAAAGAATTTGGCAACATCGACCAGTACAACATTTATGCACCCCCTTGCAATGTCAACTCCGATGGTTCAACTTCTTCTCCCACTCGCCACTCCATGCATTTGCCTCATCGACCCCATCATCCG ATATTCCGGCAAATGTCAGGCTATGATCCATGTACGGAGAAATATGCTGAAATTTACTACAACAGGCTGGATGTACAGAAAGCACTTCATGCCAACATAACCAAAATTCCTTATAAGTGGACTGCTTGTAG CGAGGTTCTGAATCGAAATTGGAACGATACAGATGTTTCCATTCTTCCAATCTATAAGGACATGATAGCTGGTGGTATTAGAGTTTGGGTTTTCAG TGGGGATGTGGACTCAGTAGTACCAGTTACAGCAACTAGGTACTCCCTAGCACAGCTAAAACTAGCAACAAAAGTTCCATGGTATCCTTGGTATGTCAAAAAGCAG GTGGGGGGTTGGACAGAGGTATATGAAGGATTGACGTTTGCAACGGTAAGAGGAGCAGGACATGAAGTCCCACTTTTCAAACCTAGAGCTGCACTTGAGCTGTTCAAATCATTTCTAAAAGGAAAGCCTCTTCCAAAGTCTTGA